The nucleotide window AGCTGGACCGGCTGTCGCGCAACCTGGCCGCGCGGCTGGCAGGGCAGGGGCTGGGCCATGGCGACACGGCGGTGGTGCAGCTGCCCAATGTGGCCGAGTTCTATATCGTCTTCTTTGCGCTGCTGCGCATCGGTGTGGCGCCGGTCAACGCGCTGTTCAGCCATCGCCGGCTGGAGCTTTCGGAATATGTCCGCCAGATCGCGCCGCGCGTGGTCATCGCCTCGCGCCAGCACGAGCTGTTCCGCGACGACGCCTTCGCGGACGCGTTGCGCGCCGGCAGGGTGGGCCATGTGCTGCTGCTGGGCGAGGACGCGCCCGAACGCAGCCTGACCCATTGGCTGGCCGATGGCGCCGATCTGCCGGCGGGGGCCGGGCCGACGCCGGCGGATCAGGTCGCCTTCTTCCAGCTGTCGGGCGGCAGCACCGGCACGCCGAAGCTGATTCCGCGCACCCATAACGATTACGACTACAGCATCCGCGCCAGCGTCGAGATCTGCGGCGTCACCTCGGCCACGCGGTTCCTTTGCGCGCTGCCGGCGGGGCACAACTTCCCGATGAGCTCGCCCGGCGTGCTGGGGGTGTTCCATGCCGGCGGAACGGTGGTCATGGCCCCCAGCCCCGAACCGCTGACCTGTTTCGGCATCATCGAACGCGAACGCGTCACCATGGTGCCGCTGGTCCCGCCCGCCGTGGCGCTGTGGCTGCGTGCGGTCGAGGGCGAGCCGGCCTGCCGGGCGCAGATCGACAGTCTCGAGCTGATGCTGGTCGGCGGCGCCAGCTTTGCCGAGGCGACGGCGCGGCGGGTGCCGGACCTGCTGGGCTGCCGGTTG belongs to Paracoccus sp. TOH and includes:
- a CDS encoding (2,3-dihydroxybenzoyl)adenylate synthase gives rise to the protein MIEFSPWPQDLAQRYREAGYWIDQPLTHILDAQLAANPRAEALVCGDRRFSYAELDRLSRNLAARLAGQGLGHGDTAVVQLPNVAEFYIVFFALLRIGVAPVNALFSHRRLELSEYVRQIAPRVVIASRQHELFRDDAFADALRAGRVGHVLLLGEDAPERSLTHWLADGADLPAGAGPTPADQVAFFQLSGGSTGTPKLIPRTHNDYDYSIRASVEICGVTSATRFLCALPAGHNFPMSSPGVLGVFHAGGTVVMAPSPEPLTCFGIIERERVTMVPLVPPAVALWLRAVEGEPACRAQIDSLELMLVGGASFAEATARRVPDLLGCRLQQVFGMAEGLVNYTRLTDPDEVVFTTQGRPISPADEVRILDEDGNPVPDGTPGALATRGPYTFRGYYRSPEHNAKAFDAEGFYHSGDVVLRQGGNLRVVGRIKDQINRGGEKIAAEEIENLLVRHPDITHAALVAAPDAHLGEKSCAFLVLRDGAGKHSPPALRRHLLDLGVAEYKLPDRFRFLPELPLTAVGKIDKRRLRDSLVAETA